A region from the Halosolutus gelatinilyticus genome encodes:
- a CDS encoding DUF7504 family protein → MNGDESSVDTSGTHGAAVASGLVRAVAEATGASPYDVPVLNDIVDPDALNALFDPATADSPTVVVALEIDDAVSIVESDETITVLDRPSASATDALGAIDDAAAATVTHDWDGPQSLLSTVVSAVTAATDADPIAVRDAIDAVLDRNALNALFRPRGNGVARGEGGLRVPFHEYDIIVRSGGTVTVQPTLTRINRTGGNLLVVGSVPHEVSEATSRDLLGTAPDRARVVAVHGHDVESAIDRLDAVEAAPPRSVVVDHGGGSRSVAAMEAAPQRPSVRPVAGDLDALAAELVDAVETLAAACDGLSPGQLRVCLDSLGSIRSQYDGDSVADFLETVTDRVRRASGIGHYVMLTDRTSEHVRAVEELFDVVVELRVGADGPEQRWHIRETGHTTEWFQTDVGGTET, encoded by the coding sequence ATGAACGGCGACGAGTCGTCGGTAGACACCTCGGGAACACACGGAGCGGCGGTCGCGTCCGGGCTGGTACGCGCGGTCGCAGAGGCGACGGGAGCCAGCCCGTACGATGTCCCCGTGCTCAACGACATCGTGGATCCCGACGCACTGAACGCGCTCTTCGACCCCGCGACCGCCGACTCGCCGACGGTGGTCGTCGCACTCGAAATCGACGACGCGGTTTCGATCGTCGAGAGCGACGAAACGATAACCGTTCTCGATCGGCCGAGCGCGTCCGCGACGGACGCGCTGGGCGCGATCGACGACGCGGCGGCGGCGACGGTCACTCACGACTGGGACGGCCCGCAATCGCTACTCTCCACGGTCGTCTCGGCGGTTACGGCCGCGACCGACGCCGACCCGATCGCCGTCCGGGACGCGATCGACGCGGTTCTCGATCGGAACGCGCTGAACGCGCTCTTTCGCCCCCGAGGAAACGGAGTCGCGCGCGGTGAGGGCGGACTCCGCGTGCCGTTTCACGAGTACGATATCATAGTCCGCAGCGGCGGGACGGTGACGGTCCAGCCGACGCTCACCCGAATCAACCGAACCGGCGGGAACCTCCTCGTCGTGGGCTCGGTCCCGCACGAAGTCAGCGAGGCGACCAGCCGCGATCTGCTCGGGACGGCCCCGGATCGCGCCCGCGTCGTCGCCGTCCACGGACACGACGTCGAGAGCGCGATCGATCGGCTGGACGCGGTCGAGGCCGCTCCCCCGCGCTCCGTCGTCGTCGATCACGGCGGCGGCAGCCGATCCGTCGCCGCGATGGAGGCGGCACCCCAACGGCCGTCGGTCAGACCGGTAGCCGGCGATCTCGACGCGCTGGCCGCGGAGCTCGTCGACGCAGTGGAGACGCTCGCGGCCGCGTGCGACGGACTCTCCCCCGGACAGCTTCGCGTCTGTCTCGATTCCCTCGGCTCGATTCGATCGCAGTACGACGGCGACTCCGTCGCCGACTTTCTCGAAACCGTCACGGACCGGGTTCGACGGGCCTCGGGGATCGGCCATTACGTGATGCTGACGGATCGCACCTCCGAACACGTGCGAGCCGTCGAGGAACTGTTTGACGTCGTCGTCGAACTGCGCGTCGGCGCCGACGGCCCCGAACAGCGCTGGCACATCCGCGAGACGGGACACACGACCGAGTGGTTCCAAACCGATGTCGGCGGTACCGAGACGTAA
- a CDS encoding DUF7344 domain-containing protein — protein sequence MTEDADDRSGDAGSNIPHDLSMRLATEGERSRVDELFDALSHRRRRLVLYYLKANEQTTLDELADWVATIEARPNGSEATAEQREAAAIDLFHIHLPKLADLKVIEYDRRSGDARYRDPPETVDQLLRAAAVMEFE from the coding sequence ATGACCGAAGACGCCGACGATCGATCCGGGGATGCCGGCTCGAATATCCCGCACGACCTCTCGATGCGGTTGGCCACAGAGGGTGAGCGATCGCGCGTCGACGAACTCTTCGACGCGCTCTCTCACCGGCGGCGTCGTCTCGTGCTGTACTATCTGAAAGCCAACGAACAGACCACCCTCGACGAACTCGCCGACTGGGTCGCTACGATCGAAGCCAGACCGAACGGAAGCGAAGCGACGGCCGAGCAGCGGGAAGCCGCCGCAATCGATCTCTTTCACATCCACCTTCCGAAACTGGCCGATCTGAAGGTTATCGAATACGACCGTCGAAGCGGCGACGCCAGGTACCGCGATCCGCCGGAGACGGTCGACCAACTGCTCCGGGCGGCGGCGGTGATGGAGTTCGAGTAA
- the moaC gene encoding cyclic pyranopterin monophosphate synthase MoaC has product MGEKDESAADDLTHTTAEGDVQMVDVGDKPDSERRAVAAGEIRLRPSTIEAIRDDQVGKGDVLATARVGAIQAVKHTWEAIPMCHQIPITNVDTAFDLRDDRIELEVAVETTGKTGCEMEALEGVTTGLNVVWDMVKAVEKDERGRYPETGLENVRVLEKEKRRR; this is encoded by the coding sequence ATGGGTGAGAAAGACGAGTCAGCGGCCGACGACCTCACCCACACGACCGCCGAGGGCGACGTGCAGATGGTCGACGTCGGCGACAAACCCGACAGCGAGCGCCGTGCCGTCGCCGCCGGCGAGATCCGACTCCGGCCGTCGACGATCGAGGCGATCCGCGACGACCAGGTGGGAAAGGGCGACGTGCTCGCGACGGCCCGCGTCGGCGCGATCCAGGCGGTCAAACACACCTGGGAGGCGATCCCGATGTGCCACCAGATCCCGATCACGAACGTCGACACCGCATTCGACCTCCGCGACGATCGGATCGAACTCGAGGTCGCCGTCGAGACCACCGGCAAGACCGGCTGCGAGATGGAGGCTCTGGAGGGCGTCACGACCGGATTGAACGTCGTCTGGGACATGGTCAAGGCCGTCGAGAAGGACGAACGGGGACGGTATCCGGAGACGGGACTCGAGAACGTCCGGGTGCTCGAGAAGGAGAAACGCCGCCGCTGA
- a CDS encoding NAD(P)H-hydrate dehydratase → MITGERMAAVDENAAALGVPRKQLMESSGNAVARQVREVADPGDRVAIVAGRGNNGGDAFVAARFLDEYDATTILLGRSDAIGTEIARENWEALRRAGYETREVTDSSEFELPDCDVTVDAMLGTGISGELREPAATAARAINEADATVVAVDVPSGFDANAEPDAEDAGDHAENGVEADYVVTFHDEKPGLSDLDAEVTVADIGIPAAAERFVGPGDVRLARPDDREGRPYIIGGGPYTGAPALAAQAALRAGAELSFVAAPESVTGEIQSYAEDLIVQPYEGARLTPDQVDDLVETAERYENVVVIGPGLGNADETLDATRRFLESHTGRAVVDADALRVVPEVETEATLICTPNRGELAAMGGPDTDDLAAAADEIEAFAADLGHVILAKGAADVITDGDRTRISRSGTPGMKVGGTGDLLAGIVAALFDHADAIDAAAAGAHVNGLAGERLAETDANGYVASDMLYAIPEALWGETDG, encoded by the coding sequence ATGATCACAGGCGAGCGGATGGCTGCCGTCGACGAGAACGCCGCCGCGCTCGGCGTACCACGAAAGCAGCTGATGGAGTCCAGCGGGAACGCCGTCGCCAGGCAGGTTCGAGAAGTCGCCGACCCCGGCGATCGGGTCGCGATCGTCGCCGGCCGGGGGAACAACGGCGGCGACGCGTTCGTCGCCGCCCGATTTTTAGACGAGTACGATGCGACGACGATCCTGCTCGGCCGATCGGACGCGATCGGGACCGAGATCGCCCGCGAGAACTGGGAGGCCCTCCGGCGGGCGGGGTACGAGACGCGGGAAGTAACGGATTCGAGCGAGTTCGAGCTGCCCGATTGCGACGTGACCGTCGACGCGATGCTGGGGACGGGGATCAGCGGCGAACTGCGCGAGCCCGCCGCGACCGCCGCGCGGGCGATCAACGAGGCCGACGCGACCGTCGTGGCGGTCGACGTTCCGTCCGGGTTCGACGCGAACGCCGAACCGGACGCGGAGGACGCGGGCGACCACGCCGAAAACGGCGTCGAAGCGGACTACGTCGTCACGTTCCACGACGAGAAGCCGGGGCTGTCCGATCTCGACGCCGAGGTGACGGTCGCCGATATCGGCATTCCGGCGGCCGCCGAGCGGTTCGTCGGCCCCGGTGACGTCCGTCTCGCCCGGCCCGACGATCGGGAGGGCCGACCCTATATCATCGGCGGCGGACCGTACACCGGCGCGCCGGCACTGGCCGCGCAGGCCGCGCTGCGGGCCGGCGCCGAGCTCTCGTTCGTTGCGGCCCCCGAGTCCGTGACTGGCGAGATCCAGAGCTACGCAGAGGATCTGATCGTCCAGCCCTACGAGGGCGCCCGTCTCACTCCGGACCAGGTCGACGACCTCGTCGAGACCGCGGAGCGGTACGAGAACGTCGTCGTCATCGGCCCCGGACTCGGGAACGCCGACGAGACCCTGGACGCGACCCGCCGGTTCCTCGAATCACATACGGGCCGTGCGGTCGTCGACGCGGACGCCCTCCGGGTCGTGCCCGAGGTCGAGACCGAGGCGACGCTGATCTGTACGCCCAATCGCGGGGAGCTGGCGGCGATGGGCGGACCCGACACCGACGATCTGGCCGCGGCGGCCGACGAAATCGAGGCCTTCGCGGCCGACCTCGGCCACGTGATCCTCGCGAAGGGCGCCGCCGACGTTATCACGGACGGCGATCGGACGCGGATCAGCCGATCGGGCACCCCGGGCATGAAAGTCGGCGGCACCGGAGACCTGCTCGCCGGTATCGTCGCCGCCCTATTCGACCACGCCGACGCGATCGACGCTGCGGCCGCGGGCGCGCATGTCAACGGGCTCGCGGGGGAGCGACTGGCCGAGACCGACGCCAACGGCTACGTCGCGTCCGACATGCTGTATGCGATCCCGGAGGCACTGTGGGGTGAGACCGATGGGTGA
- a CDS encoding thiolase family protein produces the protein MQEAVIVDAVRTPFGDRDGAFADVHPQDLAAEPLLALEERLGFDPERTIEDVIYGCVTPIGEQGGNIGRLAPLVAGWGDDVPGVQLNRMCGSGQQAVNFAAGAVATGAHDVLVAGGVEHMTRAPIGSDYDGVASSYFDHYDELVHQGESAERIAEEWGFGRRELDELAADSQRRWKGAWDAGRYESQITPVEVEVDGETRVVDADEHPRPESTADGLGELPLAFRDAGDGVIHAGNSSGIVDGASAVLVARREVAEERGWEPMARIVQTEVVGVDPVTMLTGPIPATEGVLEKTDLTIDDVDLFEVNEAFASVVAAWLEEMDVPRAELWERTNVNGGAIAHGHPLGATGAALITKLVHELDRTGKDVGLSTMCIGFGQGIATIVERI, from the coding sequence ATGCAAGAGGCAGTTATCGTCGACGCCGTTCGGACGCCGTTCGGCGATCGCGACGGCGCGTTTGCGGACGTCCACCCGCAGGATCTCGCGGCGGAGCCGCTGCTCGCCTTAGAAGAGCGACTGGGGTTCGATCCGGAGCGGACGATCGAGGACGTCATCTACGGCTGCGTGACGCCGATCGGCGAGCAGGGCGGGAACATCGGCCGGCTCGCCCCGCTGGTCGCCGGCTGGGGCGACGACGTGCCGGGCGTCCAGTTAAACCGGATGTGCGGCTCCGGCCAACAGGCGGTCAACTTCGCCGCCGGCGCGGTCGCGACGGGCGCCCACGACGTGCTCGTCGCCGGCGGCGTCGAGCACATGACTCGGGCGCCGATCGGCAGCGACTACGATGGCGTCGCGTCCTCGTACTTCGACCACTACGACGAACTGGTCCACCAGGGCGAGAGCGCCGAACGGATCGCCGAGGAGTGGGGGTTCGGCCGTCGCGAGTTGGACGAACTCGCCGCCGACTCACAGCGGCGGTGGAAGGGGGCCTGGGACGCGGGGCGATACGAGTCGCAGATCACGCCGGTCGAAGTCGAGGTCGACGGCGAGACGCGCGTTGTCGACGCGGACGAACACCCGCGGCCGGAGTCGACCGCGGACGGCCTCGGCGAATTGCCGCTCGCGTTCCGCGATGCGGGCGACGGCGTGATCCACGCGGGCAACTCCTCCGGGATCGTCGACGGCGCGAGCGCAGTCCTCGTCGCGAGACGCGAGGTCGCCGAGGAACGCGGCTGGGAGCCGATGGCCCGCATCGTCCAAACCGAAGTGGTCGGCGTCGATCCCGTCACGATGCTCACCGGCCCGATCCCCGCGACCGAGGGCGTACTCGAGAAGACCGACCTGACGATCGACGACGTCGACCTGTTCGAGGTCAACGAGGCGTTCGCCTCCGTCGTCGCCGCCTGGCTCGAGGAGATGGACGTTCCGCGGGCGGAACTCTGGGAGCGGACGAACGTCAACGGCGGCGCGATCGCCCACGGCCACCCGCTCGGGGCGACCGGCGCGGCGCTGATCACGAAACTCGTCCACGAACTCGATCGAACCGGGAAAGACGTTGGCCTCTCGACGATGTGCATCGGGTTCGGCCAGGGGATCGCGACGATCGTGGAACGAATCTAG
- a CDS encoding SDR family oxidoreductase, with amino-acid sequence MSRTTPAGHLGRGEDVATLAVYFASEQAGFVTGQAVGVTGGVDLFTY; translated from the coding sequence ATCTCCCGGACGACGCCAGCGGGCCACCTCGGCCGCGGGGAGGACGTCGCGACGCTCGCCGTCTACTTCGCGAGCGAGCAGGCGGGGTTCGTCACGGGCCAGGCCGTCGGCGTCACCGGCGGCGTCGATCTCTTCACATACTGA
- a CDS encoding acylphosphatase, which yields MTDRSRAHVFVSGKVQGVFYRATTRETAREHGVDGWVKNLQDGRVEAVFEGPENAVESMIEFCHEGSPAADVNDVAVEYEEPRGEEGFEVRY from the coding sequence ATGACAGACCGAAGCCGGGCGCACGTTTTCGTCTCGGGAAAGGTACAGGGCGTCTTCTATCGAGCGACGACCCGCGAGACGGCCCGCGAGCACGGCGTCGACGGCTGGGTCAAGAACCTGCAGGACGGACGCGTCGAGGCCGTCTTCGAGGGCCCCGAGAACGCCGTCGAGTCGATGATCGAGTTCTGCCACGAGGGCAGCCCGGCGGCCGATGTGAACGACGTCGCGGTCGAGTACGAAGAGCCGCGGGGCGAGGAGGGATTCGAGGTCCGGTACTGA
- a CDS encoding histone acetyltransferase, protein MEWFDFDEPNYDPLPAFEYDGAWYLSDGHTRAFATALAGFETVRIERDATLHETFDFGAYLTCIDWCTDAGVETITDLHGRVVGPGTYEVRWIDRCQQLTEPIED, encoded by the coding sequence GTGGAGTGGTTCGATTTCGACGAGCCGAACTACGATCCGCTTCCCGCCTTCGAATACGACGGGGCGTGGTACCTATCCGACGGCCACACGCGTGCGTTCGCGACTGCGCTCGCCGGGTTCGAGACGGTACGGATCGAACGGGACGCGACGCTTCACGAGACGTTCGATTTCGGGGCGTATCTGACCTGTATCGACTGGTGTACGGACGCAGGCGTCGAAACGATTACCGATCTTCACGGACGCGTGGTCGGTCCGGGAACCTACGAGGTGCGGTGGATCGATCGGTGTCAGCAACTCACCGAGCCCATCGAGGACTGA
- a CDS encoding SAM-dependent methyltransferase produces the protein MKFDELERVYGCDEYYWGTEPNEMAERTAALASETIDDVTAIDIGAGEGRDAVYFAERGWDVYALDVSPNGLRKAERLARDRGASLRTIEADANEAVPPEPVDVVYSAGTIQYIRPENRRRQFDRFKERTVSGGLHAMFAFVDHPAIPTPPDWTENEHFYSPGELAGYYEDWDVVRRREIVFDDDSGDEPHQHAAEILFARKSS, from the coding sequence ATGAAGTTCGACGAACTCGAGCGCGTGTACGGATGCGACGAGTACTACTGGGGAACAGAGCCGAACGAGATGGCCGAGCGGACGGCGGCGCTCGCGTCGGAGACGATCGACGACGTCACGGCGATCGATATCGGCGCCGGAGAGGGGCGCGACGCGGTGTACTTCGCCGAACGGGGGTGGGACGTGTACGCGCTGGACGTGTCGCCCAACGGCTTGCGGAAGGCGGAGCGACTCGCGCGGGACCGCGGGGCATCCCTTCGGACGATCGAAGCCGACGCGAACGAGGCCGTCCCTCCCGAACCGGTCGACGTCGTCTACTCGGCGGGGACGATCCAGTACATCCGGCCCGAGAACCGACGGCGCCAGTTCGATCGGTTCAAGGAGCGGACGGTCTCCGGCGGACTGCACGCAATGTTCGCGTTCGTCGATCACCCCGCAATCCCGACGCCACCGGACTGGACGGAAAACGAGCACTTCTACTCACCTGGCGAGCTGGCGGGCTACTACGAGGACTGGGACGTCGTTCGCCGCCGAGAGATCGTGTTCGACGACGACTCGGGCGACGAACCCCACCAGCACGCGGCGGAGATACTGTTCGCGCGGAAATCGTCCTGA
- a CDS encoding mRNA cleavage and polyadenylation specificity factor-like protein: protein MTVRHRDGIHFEFEADGEAAVVADARNAVGEVNVVSHAHADHTFRSTPGTVVCSAETAAIAAARTGTEFEYVDRAPGIDLVPAGHVVGSRAALIEDEAGRRYCYTGDVSIRDRCYLDGFDPSAIEADVLVIETTYGRPKYRFPPQADLESEIVDWIRDNDDRPLFLFGYSLGRAQKLQWIAREATERSGDREILASESIRDVTRAIESATDLSFDGQPYDSLRGLTDEIVILPSNQARSEWVERTVDREDGLKAGFSGWAVDDSFRYRGNYDATFPLTDHCDFDELVSVVCEIDPEVVYTHHGSDEAFADALATEYGYRARPLKRDQRTLGEFC from the coding sequence GTGACCGTACGGCATCGGGACGGGATCCACTTCGAGTTCGAGGCTGACGGCGAGGCTGCAGTCGTCGCGGACGCGCGCAACGCCGTCGGCGAGGTGAACGTCGTTAGCCACGCCCACGCCGATCACACGTTCCGATCGACGCCGGGAACCGTGGTCTGCTCCGCCGAGACGGCGGCGATCGCGGCCGCCCGAACTGGGACCGAGTTCGAGTACGTCGATCGCGCGCCGGGGATCGACCTCGTCCCGGCGGGCCACGTCGTCGGCTCCCGCGCGGCCCTGATCGAAGACGAGGCCGGACGACGATACTGTTACACCGGCGACGTCTCGATCCGCGATCGGTGCTATCTCGACGGGTTCGATCCGAGCGCGATCGAGGCGGACGTACTGGTGATCGAGACCACCTACGGCAGACCGAAGTACCGATTTCCGCCCCAGGCCGACCTCGAATCCGAAATCGTCGACTGGATCCGCGACAACGACGATCGGCCGCTGTTCCTGTTCGGCTACTCGCTCGGCCGGGCGCAGAAACTGCAGTGGATAGCACGGGAGGCAACCGAGCGATCCGGCGATCGAGAGATCCTGGCCTCCGAGTCGATTCGCGACGTCACGCGAGCGATCGAGTCGGCGACCGACCTCTCGTTCGACGGCCAGCCGTACGATTCGCTGCGCGGACTGACCGACGAGATCGTGATCCTGCCGTCGAACCAGGCCCGATCGGAGTGGGTCGAGCGGACGGTCGATCGCGAGGACGGACTGAAGGCCGGCTTTTCGGGCTGGGCCGTCGACGACTCCTTTCGGTACCGGGGGAACTACGACGCCACCTTCCCGCTGACCGACCACTGTGACTTCGACGAACTCGTCTCGGTAGTCTGCGAGATCGATCCCGAGGTCGTCTACACCCACCACGGCTCCGACGAGGCGTTCGCGGACGCGCTCGCGACCGAGTACGGCTACCGGGCGCGACCGCTGAAACGCGATCAGCGAACGCTCGGGGAGTTTTGCTGA
- a CDS encoding DUF3784 domain-containing protein — translation MSTGTIVSLLVAAGFVGLFGALIKYAGMVSLIAGYDPDAVTDEEGLADFIGTNTLYVAALLLAVAAVEYAEPIDASEGVWIAFVVGVGLLTVRMIRGTRRYETAR, via the coding sequence ATGAGTACGGGAACGATCGTCTCCTTGCTCGTCGCGGCCGGATTCGTCGGCCTATTCGGAGCGCTGATCAAGTACGCAGGGATGGTCTCCCTGATCGCAGGGTACGATCCGGACGCCGTGACCGACGAGGAGGGACTCGCGGATTTCATCGGGACGAACACGCTGTACGTCGCCGCGCTCTTGCTCGCGGTCGCCGCCGTCGAGTACGCGGAACCGATCGACGCGAGCGAGGGCGTCTGGATCGCGTTCGTGGTCGGTGTCGGGCTACTAACCGTTCGAATGATTCGCGGTACCCGCCGGTACGAAACGGCTCGTTGA
- a CDS encoding DNA-3-methyladenine glycosylase family protein: MQTGAIAIDDLAGGLDLYRTLESGQSYLWRRSDGEMYGGDPAPEAWYHTVVDGRFVGDGSSSGEVIRVRQRDGVLEWRSTTDAEPILRRLLRLDDDLESIAAAAPEDPLVREAYEAHCGMRLVADPPFGTLISFICSAQMRVRRIHRMVSTLAREYGDAIEFDGEAVYAFPTPEQLAAATESELRELGLGYRAPYVVRTAEMVANGEAHPAEARDLEYEAARDYLTRFVGVGDKVADCILLFSLGFDEAVPLDTWIRSAIEEHYPDCDRGSYAATSRAIRQRFGGECAGYAQTYVFHHLRTGE; the protein is encoded by the coding sequence AAAGCGGCCAGAGCTACCTCTGGCGTCGATCGGACGGCGAGATGTACGGCGGCGACCCCGCGCCCGAGGCGTGGTACCACACGGTCGTCGACGGGCGCTTCGTCGGCGACGGCTCGTCTTCCGGGGAGGTGATCCGCGTTCGACAGCGAGACGGCGTACTGGAGTGGCGGTCGACGACCGACGCGGAACCGATCCTCCGCCGACTCCTGCGCCTCGACGACGACCTCGAGTCGATCGCCGCGGCCGCCCCCGAGGATCCGCTGGTCCGGGAGGCTTACGAGGCACACTGCGGGATGCGCCTCGTCGCGGATCCGCCCTTCGGGACGCTGATCTCCTTCATCTGCTCGGCCCAGATGCGCGTCAGGCGCATCCACCGCATGGTTTCGACGCTCGCCCGCGAGTACGGCGACGCGATCGAGTTCGACGGCGAGGCCGTGTACGCGTTCCCGACGCCGGAGCAGCTCGCGGCCGCGACCGAGTCGGAGCTTCGCGAGCTCGGACTGGGCTACCGCGCCCCGTACGTCGTGCGAACGGCCGAGATGGTCGCGAACGGCGAGGCCCACCCCGCCGAGGCGCGGGATCTCGAGTACGAGGCCGCCCGCGACTACCTCACCCGGTTCGTCGGCGTCGGGGACAAGGTGGCCGACTGCATCCTGCTGTTCTCGCTGGGCTTCGACGAGGCCGTCCCGCTCGACACCTGGATCAGGTCCGCGATCGAGGAGCACTACCCCGACTGCGATCGGGGCTCGTACGCGGCGACCTCGCGGGCCATCCGCCAGCGATTCGGCGGCGAGTGTGCGGGGTACGCGCAGACGTACGTGTTTCATCACCTCCGAACCGGCGAGTGA